One stretch of Oncorhynchus clarkii lewisi isolate Uvic-CL-2024 chromosome 3, UVic_Ocla_1.0, whole genome shotgun sequence DNA includes these proteins:
- the LOC139406105 gene encoding complement C1q-like protein 2, whose protein sequence is MVLALIIAIPLLVQASKTDAHYEMMGTCRMICDPYNPKPSANALEVMQDLSAIPSPAFSHGTKGDPGRPGKPGPRGPPGEPGPPGPRGPPGDRGNSGKPGYPGLTTGETAKGTVSSARTENGEDRDSAIGGTKIAFYVGLKNPHEGYEVLRFDDVVTNLGNHYDPSTGKFTCEVSGIYYFTYHVLMRGGDGTSMWADLCKNGQVRASAIAQDADQNYDYASNSVVLHLDSGDEIYIKLDGGKAHGGNNNKYSTFSGFILYPD, encoded by the exons ATGGTGTTAGCACTTATCATAGCGATACCGCTGCTGGTCCAAGCATCCAAGACGGACGCACACTACGAGATGATGGGCACCTGTAGGATGATATGTGATCCATACAACCCCAAACCCAGCGCCAATGCTCTGGAAGTCATGCAGGACCTGAGCGCCATCCCATCCCCGGCGTTCTCGCATGGGACTAAAGGCGATCCGGGTCGTCCGGGGAAACCAGGACCGAGAGGTCCGCCAGGCGAACCGGGTCCACCCGGTCCAAGAGGACCGCCGGGGGACAGGGGGAACTCGGGGAAACCGGGTTATCCCGGCCTTACCACGGGGGAGACGGCCAAAGGGACCGTGAGTAGCGCTAGGACCGAGAATGGCGAGGACCGAGACTCCGCAATTGGCGGCACAAAAATCGCATTTTACGTGGGTCTGAAAAACCCCCACGAGGGATACGAGGTGCTAAGGTTCGACGACGTGGTGACAAACCTGGGGAACCATTACGACCCGTCTACCGGCAAGTTCACGTGTGAAGTGTCCGGGATCTACTACTTTACATACCATGTGTTAATGCGTGGAGGCGACGGGACCAGTATGTGGGCAGATTTGTGTAAAAACGGTCAG GTCCGAGCCAGTGCAATAGCCCAAGACGCAGACCAGAACTATGACTACGCCAGCAACAGTGTAGTGCTTCATCTAGACTCCGGGGACGAGATCTACATCAAGCTGGACGGAGGCAAGGCGCATGGGggaaacaacaacaagtacagCACGTTTTCCGGTTTCATTTTGTATCCGGACTAA